From Bacillus pumilus, one genomic window encodes:
- a CDS encoding helix-turn-helix transcriptional regulator, protein MTNPATHFQQLRQHIRDELAAVLDFDAACITTIDPATLLSTGSFTDEPIEEIHDQLFQNEFLKKDVHQHESLAKGPIHAASLVQSGEYLNSDRYRDILLPKGWSDELRAALVIQGECWGIASLYRLKDKEPFQEQDIRAVFEQTPRLAAKLRDELFKKRDTEEDDAAEQQGFLILSHDYNLLYGNETGLHWLHTFQAFEQIHDKATMPRPFRALGAKLLYGGIDQTAASMTRMPTGLFLSLQAFRLAQAAGQEEAVMIHIKRAQTNDILPYAAKTYRLTEREMNVLDCLLKGQSTKEIASTLFISTHTVHDHVKAMLQKTNLSSRRMLVYFFSHI, encoded by the coding sequence GTGACCAATCCAGCCACTCATTTTCAGCAGCTGAGACAACACATTCGGGACGAGCTTGCTGCCGTCCTTGATTTTGATGCCGCCTGTATCACGACCATTGATCCAGCCACTCTCCTCTCGACAGGTTCCTTCACAGATGAACCGATTGAAGAAATTCATGATCAGCTGTTTCAAAATGAGTTCTTAAAAAAGGACGTGCATCAACATGAGTCTCTAGCCAAAGGCCCTATTCATGCTGCGAGCTTAGTCCAAAGCGGGGAATATCTCAACAGTGATCGCTACAGAGACATTTTGTTGCCTAAAGGATGGTCTGATGAATTGCGGGCAGCCCTTGTGATTCAAGGAGAATGCTGGGGTATTGCCAGCCTATATCGTCTAAAGGACAAGGAACCTTTTCAAGAACAAGATATCCGAGCGGTCTTCGAACAAACGCCCAGACTCGCAGCCAAGCTAAGAGATGAACTTTTCAAGAAAAGAGATACTGAAGAGGATGACGCAGCGGAGCAGCAAGGTTTCCTCATTCTCTCACACGATTACAATCTTCTTTATGGAAATGAGACAGGGCTTCATTGGCTTCATACATTTCAAGCCTTTGAACAAATCCATGACAAGGCGACCATGCCGCGCCCGTTCAGAGCATTAGGGGCTAAACTTTTATACGGAGGTATCGACCAAACAGCGGCAAGCATGACGAGAATGCCTACGGGGCTGTTTCTCTCTCTTCAAGCATTTCGATTAGCGCAGGCAGCCGGGCAGGAAGAGGCTGTCATGATTCACATCAAGAGAGCCCAAACAAATGATATTCTTCCTTATGCGGCAAAAACGTACCGGCTGACAGAAAGAGAGATGAACGTCCTCGACTGCTTATTAAAGGGACAGTCTACAAAGGAAATCGCCAGTACTTTATTTATTTCAACCCATACCGTCCATGATCATGTGAAGGCGATGCTGCAAAAGACAAATTTGAGCAGCAGACGGATGCTTGTTTACTTTTTCTCTCACATATAA
- the yidA gene encoding sugar-phosphatase translates to MYKLVAIDMDGTLLNDQHMVTAEVFEAIQQAKAEGVKIVLCTGRPIGGVNRYLDDLQLNQEGDYVIAYNGALVQNSHTNEVVSELTLSYDDLTSLYELSRELDTPMHYFDSAHLYTPNRDISEYTVLESYLTKLPLKYLPVEEADPSMRLPKMMYIDQPERLEKTIQAIPSEVKDKYMMVKSTDFFLEILHPEVSKGNAVKLLAKELGIAREEVMAIGDNGNDVSMLEFAGCGVAMGNAIDDVKAVADVVTKSNNEAGVAHVLHELVIGK, encoded by the coding sequence ATGTATAAATTAGTTGCAATTGATATGGATGGTACGTTATTAAATGATCAACATATGGTGACAGCTGAGGTGTTTGAGGCCATTCAACAGGCGAAGGCAGAGGGAGTTAAGATTGTATTATGTACAGGACGACCTATTGGTGGAGTGAATCGCTATCTAGATGATCTTCAGCTCAATCAAGAAGGAGACTATGTGATTGCCTACAATGGGGCGCTTGTCCAAAACAGCCATACAAATGAAGTGGTGTCAGAACTGACATTATCCTATGATGATTTGACTTCTTTATATGAGCTGAGCCGTGAGCTCGATACACCGATGCATTATTTCGATTCCGCTCATTTGTACACACCGAATCGTGATATTAGTGAATACACAGTACTTGAATCTTATTTAACAAAGCTGCCGCTTAAATATTTACCTGTTGAAGAGGCAGATCCTTCAATGAGACTTCCGAAGATGATGTATATTGATCAGCCAGAACGGTTGGAAAAGACGATACAAGCCATTCCATCTGAAGTAAAAGACAAGTACATGATGGTGAAAAGCACAGATTTCTTCCTTGAAATACTGCATCCTGAAGTCAGCAAAGGAAACGCCGTGAAGCTTCTAGCGAAAGAGCTGGGAATTGCTCGTGAAGAGGTCATGGCCATTGGTGACAATGGGAACGACGTATCGATGCTGGAATTTGCGGGCTGCGGCGTTGCCATGGGAAATGCCATTGATGATGTCAAAGCAGTAGCGGATGTTGTGACAAAATCCAATAATGAAGCCGGAGTAGCACATGTCCTGCATGAGTTAGTTATAGGAAAATAA
- a CDS encoding sugar-binding transcriptional regulator, translating to MDREKQQLSIEAARLYYLSDYSQQEIAKQLDLSRPTVSRLLQYAKEKGYVQITVMDPFEDLNELSSLLKEKYDLLEAHVVFSPKDDYPTITEYLSQFGAEYLQDTVKDGDIVGVSWGTTMYQIAQKMQPKQVKGVEVVQLKGGISHSHVNTYSAETIQLFAEAFQTAPRYLPLPVVFDSAAVKEMVEQDRHIQRIIEMGKQANIAVFTVGTVRDEALLFRLGYFCEEEKALLKASSVGDICSRFYDQEGRVCSEAINNRTIGVELDDLRTKERSILVAGGHRKVASIHGALRGKYANVLIIDQHTAKALLNVTK from the coding sequence ATGGATCGGGAGAAACAACAACTGAGTATTGAAGCGGCAAGGCTTTATTATTTATCGGATTACAGCCAGCAGGAAATTGCCAAACAACTCGACCTGTCGAGACCAACTGTGTCTCGGCTGCTTCAATATGCGAAGGAGAAGGGGTACGTCCAGATAACGGTAATGGACCCATTTGAAGACTTAAATGAGCTATCTTCATTGCTCAAGGAAAAATATGACCTGCTCGAAGCTCATGTGGTGTTTTCGCCCAAAGATGATTATCCAACGATTACCGAATACTTGAGCCAATTTGGTGCCGAGTACTTGCAAGACACAGTGAAAGACGGTGATATCGTTGGTGTGAGCTGGGGAACCACCATGTATCAAATTGCCCAAAAGATGCAACCTAAACAGGTCAAAGGTGTGGAGGTTGTCCAGCTGAAGGGTGGGATCAGCCACTCCCATGTGAATACATATTCTGCGGAAACCATCCAGCTGTTTGCTGAGGCCTTTCAAACAGCACCGCGCTATTTACCGCTTCCTGTTGTATTTGACAGTGCTGCCGTCAAGGAGATGGTTGAGCAGGACAGACATATTCAGCGCATCATTGAAATGGGGAAACAGGCGAATATTGCTGTGTTTACTGTTGGAACGGTAAGAGATGAAGCACTTTTGTTTAGACTTGGTTATTTCTGTGAAGAAGAAAAAGCGCTGCTCAAAGCATCCAGCGTCGGAGACATCTGTTCGCGCTTTTATGATCAGGAAGGGCGCGTTTGCAGTGAAGCGATTAACAACCGCACTATTGGTGTGGAGCTTGATGATTTAAGGACTAAAGAACGCTCCATTCTTGTCGCTGGTGGACATCGCAAGGTTGCTTCTATCCACGGGGCACTAAGAGGAAAATATGCGAACGTATTGATTATTGATCAGCATACAGCAAAGGCTCTTTTAAATGTCACAAAATAG
- a CDS encoding saccharopine dehydrogenase family protein encodes MRSQVMVIGGYGHVGQQICLQLSEVYPGQIVAAGRSYEKAEKFSRHTKGKVRPYQLDVSEPLFSDWMDKTKLVIMCLDQEEPSFAEAVLRSGIDYIDISAKGTYMEQVAKLDQRHIGATALLSVGLAPGLTNLLAAKAASMLSSVNQIDIGIMLGLGDQHGKAAIEWTLDHVHTDYVLTKHHQRKRVKSFTGGKRIDFGGSLGKRHAYQFPFSDQQTLPSTLRVPSVTTRLCFDSRAATRAFAFTRSLGMTSLLTVPKIKKRAISMIQSAQMGTDQYAVKVEATGMDGNKIHQAALGIKGRDESQATAQVAIAAALHLLNRRFQTGVFHIEEVFSLAYENGDFALVDQTTKEKRVLAVRAILLTE; translated from the coding sequence ATGAGATCACAGGTGATGGTGATTGGCGGCTATGGACATGTTGGACAGCAAATATGTCTACAGTTAAGCGAAGTGTATCCCGGGCAAATTGTTGCGGCAGGCAGAAGCTATGAGAAGGCAGAGAAATTTTCACGCCACACAAAAGGGAAGGTTCGTCCTTATCAACTAGATGTCAGTGAGCCGTTATTTTCGGACTGGATGGATAAAACAAAGCTGGTGATCATGTGCCTTGATCAAGAAGAACCGTCATTTGCTGAAGCAGTTCTGCGGTCAGGCATTGATTATATAGATATCTCCGCAAAGGGAACGTACATGGAACAGGTGGCAAAGCTGGATCAGCGGCACATCGGTGCAACGGCTTTGCTCAGTGTCGGGCTTGCGCCTGGCCTTACGAATTTATTGGCAGCGAAAGCAGCATCTATGCTCTCATCAGTGAATCAAATAGATATAGGGATTATGCTTGGGTTGGGTGATCAGCATGGAAAAGCCGCTATTGAATGGACGCTTGATCATGTCCATACTGACTATGTGCTTACTAAGCATCATCAGCGTAAAAGAGTCAAAAGCTTTACTGGAGGTAAACGGATAGACTTTGGTGGAAGTCTTGGAAAGCGGCATGCCTATCAGTTCCCCTTCTCTGATCAGCAGACATTGCCTTCGACGCTCCGCGTGCCTTCTGTGACGACAAGGCTCTGTTTTGATTCCCGCGCGGCAACGCGTGCATTTGCCTTCACAAGGAGTCTCGGAATGACGTCCCTTCTCACTGTGCCGAAAATCAAGAAACGAGCCATTTCCATGATTCAATCTGCTCAAATGGGAACAGATCAATATGCAGTGAAAGTGGAGGCTACAGGAATGGATGGGAACAAGATTCATCAAGCAGCGCTTGGAATAAAAGGACGCGATGAGTCTCAAGCAACAGCTCAAGTCGCCATTGCAGCGGCTCTGCATTTATTGAACAGGCGGTTTCAGACAGGTGTTTTTCATATCGAAGAAGTATTTTCTCTAGCGTATGAGAACGGTGATTTTGCTTTGGTGGATCAAACAACGAAGGAAAAGCGGGTGTTAGCGGTTAGAGCCATCCTTTTGACGGAATAA
- a CDS encoding acyltransferase family protein, which produces MNSKENRLRYILGLDGLRAVAVLAVIVYHLHIGPASGGFLGVDLFFVISGYLITTILLHKQDLGYQELLPFWMGRIRRLLPAAYVMIFLTVSWCAIAGSNALLSIRGDALSSFFYVSNWWYIFHQLSYFDSFNAVSPLKNLWSLAIEEQFYIIWPVLLIAGLKWVKNRSHLPMITFGLALVSALWMAILYSPDTDPSRVYYGTDTRAFALLIGCSLAFVWPMQRLSSKKLLPVGRRILHIAGFGSFAVFLLCVYAVDEFDGFLYQGGMLLFCLNAAILIACICHPASLLGKWLSYQPLVWLGKRSYSIYLWHYPIIVLTTPVIEIGQPSMGRVALQIMAILLIAEASYRFIEQPIRRLGFRQYFASWSIWKKGFKQWSTSHKVFLGIAAALLILFTIGMSSSSHTSPHAKEVTQIKTAPKKAGDSAEPKAKKKKEKHEKKAADQKQFHQILAIGDSVMLDIAPNLEKAYAQITIDAKVGRQMNEAVSIAPQYASFNQSDAAVIIELGTNGYFTEGTLTAFIQQFSKAHIFLVNTRVPRSWENDVNAVIQRVANQYSNVTLVDWHSAATGQPSYFQPDGVHLSTKGSDTLTQLITASIKKKGDVSSSS; this is translated from the coding sequence ATGAACAGCAAGGAAAATCGTTTACGTTATATATTAGGATTAGATGGGCTGAGGGCTGTTGCTGTATTGGCAGTCATTGTTTATCACTTACATATCGGACCTGCAAGCGGCGGGTTTCTTGGCGTTGATTTGTTTTTTGTGATTTCTGGGTACTTGATTACGACGATCTTGTTACATAAGCAGGATCTGGGCTATCAAGAGCTTTTACCATTTTGGATGGGCCGGATCAGAAGGCTTCTTCCAGCTGCTTACGTGATGATTTTTTTAACCGTCAGCTGGTGTGCGATTGCGGGTTCGAATGCACTATTGTCCATTCGTGGCGATGCCTTATCGTCCTTTTTTTATGTCAGTAACTGGTGGTACATCTTCCATCAGCTGTCTTATTTTGATAGCTTCAACGCTGTATCTCCACTGAAAAATTTGTGGTCTTTGGCGATAGAAGAGCAATTTTATATCATTTGGCCGGTTCTATTGATTGCAGGGCTAAAATGGGTGAAAAATAGATCCCATCTGCCAATGATCACCTTTGGCCTTGCACTTGTCTCCGCCTTATGGATGGCGATTCTTTATTCACCAGATACCGATCCAAGCAGAGTTTATTACGGAACAGATACTCGTGCATTTGCGCTTCTGATCGGGTGCAGCCTGGCTTTTGTATGGCCCATGCAAAGACTGTCCAGCAAAAAGTTACTTCCTGTTGGCAGACGTATTTTACATATCGCTGGTTTTGGTTCGTTTGCGGTTTTTCTTCTATGTGTTTATGCAGTGGACGAATTTGACGGCTTCCTCTATCAGGGAGGCATGCTTTTATTCTGTCTTAATGCAGCGATTTTAATTGCGTGCATCTGCCACCCTGCAAGTCTTTTGGGAAAATGGCTCTCCTATCAGCCGCTCGTCTGGCTCGGAAAGCGTTCTTATAGTATTTATCTGTGGCATTATCCCATCATCGTGCTGACCACCCCTGTCATTGAAATTGGACAGCCTTCTATGGGGCGTGTCGCATTGCAGATCATGGCCATTTTACTCATTGCAGAGGCCTCTTACCGCTTCATCGAACAACCGATTCGCCGGCTTGGCTTCAGACAATATTTTGCCTCTTGGTCTATTTGGAAAAAGGGATTCAAACAATGGTCTACGTCTCATAAAGTGTTCCTTGGAATCGCAGCAGCTCTTTTGATCTTATTTACCATTGGCATGTCCAGTTCGTCCCATACGTCCCCACATGCCAAGGAAGTGACACAAATTAAGACGGCACCGAAAAAAGCAGGAGACTCTGCGGAACCAAAAGCTAAGAAAAAGAAAGAAAAACACGAGAAGAAAGCAGCAGATCAGAAACAGTTTCACCAAATTCTTGCTATTGGTGATTCCGTCATGCTGGACATTGCGCCGAATCTTGAAAAAGCATATGCACAAATCACCATCGATGCAAAGGTTGGCAGACAAATGAACGAAGCCGTCAGCATCGCTCCTCAATATGCTTCATTTAATCAATCTGATGCCGCTGTTATTATTGAGCTTGGCACGAATGGCTATTTTACTGAGGGCACATTGACAGCATTCATTCAACAATTTTCAAAGGCGCACATTTTCCTTGTGAACACAAGAGTCCCAAGGTCTTGGGAAAATGATGTGAATGCAGTCATTCAGCGAGTGGCCAATCAATATTCCAATGTGACCCTTGTCGATTGGCATTCAGCCGCTACTGGACAGCCCTCTTATTTTCAGCCGGATGGTGTTCACCTTTCAACAAAAGGCTCTGACACATTGACACAGCTCATTACAGCGAGCATCAAGAAAAAAGGAGATGTGTCATCTTCATCATAA
- a CDS encoding MerR family transcriptional regulator — MITFTRGKLSKLSGVHIETIRFYENEGVLPEPKRAHNGYRLYDKKYVLMLSFITEARKLDFSLKEIREIIKSLFEKQSKTEAEQLLEQKVEDIQHSIQELKKRKAAIQLLTKQTLADIS; from the coding sequence ATGATTACGTTTACTAGAGGTAAATTGTCAAAACTGTCTGGTGTGCATATTGAAACCATTCGTTTTTACGAAAATGAGGGTGTGCTCCCCGAACCAAAGAGAGCACATAACGGCTATCGTTTATATGATAAAAAATATGTACTCATGCTTTCCTTTATCACAGAAGCAAGAAAGCTAGATTTCTCACTCAAAGAAATTCGCGAAATTATCAAATCACTATTTGAAAAACAATCAAAAACAGAAGCTGAACAGCTGCTCGAACAAAAAGTTGAGGATATTCAACACTCCATTCAAGAGTTAAAGAAGAGGAAGGCTGCCATTCAATTGTTAACAAAACAAACATTAGCGGACATCAGCTAA
- the deoC gene encoding deoxyribose-phosphate aldolase encodes MTIAKLIDHTALKPDTSRAAIMQLLEEAKTHQFASVCVNPTWVSLAAKELAGTGVDVCTVIGFPLGANTTAVKAFETNDAIENGATEVDMVINIAALKDGEYDAVEQDIRAVVDAAKGKALVKVIIETCLLTDEEKVKACELSVKAGADFVKTSTGFSTGGATVEDIALMRKTVGPDIGVKASGGVRTKEDVEAMTAAGATRIGASAGVSIINGDQSAPSKDY; translated from the coding sequence ATGACGATAGCAAAGCTCATTGATCATACAGCACTAAAACCAGATACATCTAGAGCTGCCATTATGCAGTTACTTGAAGAAGCAAAAACTCATCAATTTGCATCCGTTTGTGTGAATCCAACTTGGGTATCTCTTGCAGCGAAGGAACTAGCAGGAACAGGCGTTGATGTATGTACAGTCATCGGTTTCCCGTTAGGCGCAAACACAACAGCAGTGAAAGCATTCGAAACAAATGATGCAATTGAAAACGGTGCAACTGAAGTGGACATGGTCATCAATATCGCGGCATTGAAAGACGGCGAATATGATGCAGTTGAACAAGATATTCGTGCAGTTGTAGACGCAGCAAAAGGCAAAGCCTTAGTGAAAGTCATCATTGAAACTTGTTTATTAACAGATGAAGAGAAAGTCAAAGCTTGTGAGCTTTCAGTAAAAGCTGGCGCTGATTTTGTGAAAACATCGACTGGATTTAGTACAGGCGGTGCAACAGTTGAGGATATCGCATTAATGCGTAAAACAGTTGGACCTGACATTGGTGTAAAAGCATCAGGCGGCGTGAGAACAAAAGAAGACGTTGAAGCCATGACAGCTGCAGGCGCTACCCGCATTGGTGCCAGTGCAGGCGTTTCCATTATCAATGGGGATCAATCAGCTCCTTCGAAAGACTATTAA
- a CDS encoding class I SAM-dependent methyltransferase encodes MKGNQHWHDPVAESYAATIAHKVPGYQLLHELTIDVLETEVKGAASRILTVGAGGGEEIINMLQRKEDWLITGIDPSPSMLDMAKQRVGQLQMEARVTWHETVLDKVSAEPVYDAAMSLLVIHFIEKRQPFLKEIARRLQPDAPLVLAFIQGEMKSHTFQQELFMLSLFMQRQGLEKEVFTSFKNRLGHATHPVPEEEIREHLIKAGFEDIRPYFQAGMIKGLVCKRGRREADEK; translated from the coding sequence ATGAAAGGAAACCAGCATTGGCACGATCCCGTAGCTGAATCATACGCAGCCACGATTGCTCATAAAGTACCCGGCTATCAGCTATTGCATGAGTTGACAATAGACGTATTAGAAACTGAAGTAAAGGGAGCGGCTTCTCGCATTTTGACTGTTGGAGCGGGCGGGGGCGAAGAGATCATCAACATGCTTCAAAGAAAAGAAGACTGGCTTATCACAGGAATCGATCCGTCACCTTCTATGCTGGATATGGCGAAACAGCGAGTTGGACAGCTTCAGATGGAGGCGCGTGTTACATGGCATGAGACCGTATTAGATAAGGTTTCTGCTGAACCTGTTTACGATGCAGCGATGAGTTTGCTTGTGATTCATTTTATAGAAAAGCGCCAGCCCTTTTTAAAGGAGATTGCCCGCAGGCTTCAACCAGATGCACCGCTTGTGTTGGCATTTATACAGGGAGAGATGAAGTCCCATACATTTCAACAGGAGCTTTTCATGCTTTCTCTTTTCATGCAGCGGCAGGGTCTAGAAAAAGAAGTGTTTACATCCTTTAAAAACAGGCTGGGACACGCGACACACCCTGTTCCTGAGGAAGAGATAAGAGAGCATTTAATCAAAGCGGGATTTGAAGACATCAGACCTTATTTTCAGGCAGGAATGATCAAAGGGCTTGTTTGCAAGCGAGGTCGAAGAGAGGCGGATGAGAAATGA
- a CDS encoding aldose 1-epimerase family protein, with protein sequence MRTIENDQLLIQVNERGAEVTEVLHKESGRHYMWSGDPAYWGRVSPVLFPIVGRLKNDQYKIGDQTYELAQHGFLRDVDFDLYEETKHTVTFQYESKGRHIEQYPYEFTARIRYELSENGLTISWEIDHDGDDTMYFSIGGHPAFHVPLVEGERTADYYLTLTPSNEYLPVQYELKNSLVREKEKGIQLEPIQLRPELFQHDAMIYSHINRVSLISQAGHGVEVDLTGFPFVGIWSPYNKEKGTMAPFVCIEPWYGIADVEGANGQYKEKFGIQTLEKNETFQAAYTIFFK encoded by the coding sequence ATGAGAACGATTGAAAATGATCAGTTATTGATTCAGGTCAATGAGAGAGGTGCCGAGGTCACAGAGGTGCTTCACAAGGAAAGCGGACGTCACTATATGTGGTCTGGCGATCCTGCTTATTGGGGCAGGGTGTCGCCAGTCTTATTTCCAATTGTCGGACGATTAAAGAATGACCAATACAAGATAGGTGATCAAACCTATGAGCTCGCGCAGCATGGATTTTTGCGAGATGTTGATTTTGATTTATATGAAGAAACGAAACATACGGTGACCTTTCAATATGAATCAAAAGGCCGCCACATCGAGCAGTATCCTTATGAATTTACCGCCCGTATTCGATACGAGCTGTCGGAAAATGGTCTGACGATTTCCTGGGAAATTGATCATGACGGAGATGACACGATGTATTTCTCCATTGGAGGGCACCCCGCATTTCATGTCCCGCTTGTTGAAGGTGAGCGCACAGCAGATTACTACCTGACATTGACCCCTTCCAATGAGTATCTTCCTGTCCAATATGAACTAAAAAATTCACTTGTCAGGGAGAAAGAAAAAGGCATTCAACTTGAACCGATTCAGCTTCGACCAGAGCTTTTTCAGCATGATGCGATGATCTATAGTCATATCAATCGAGTGTCATTGATTTCTCAGGCAGGTCACGGGGTTGAGGTTGATCTCACTGGTTTTCCGTTTGTTGGTATTTGGTCACCTTATAATAAAGAAAAAGGCACAATGGCTCCATTTGTATGTATTGAGCCTTGGTACGGTATTGCCGATGTTGAAGGGGCGAATGGCCAGTACAAGGAAAAGTTCGGTATTCAAACTTTAGAGAAGAATGAAACCTTCCAAGCCGCCTATACGATTTTCTTCAAATGA
- a CDS encoding Gfo/Idh/MocA family protein, producing the protein MNIATIGTGVIVESFLQAIEQLEGASCHAVYSRKEATAKKLADQFGVKTTYTDLTAMLEDPNIEAVYIASPNRLHSEHAAAALEHGKHVICEKPFTSNVKELEALIALAKEKQLLLFEAITTVHMPNYHLIKKHLHQLGKIKLVQCNYSQYSSKYNQLLAGETPNVFNPEFSGGALMDINIYNVHFIMNLFGSPEQVRYQANRHPNGIDTSGVLTFTYNDFIATSVGSKDTSSMNFALIQGEKGFIHVKNGVNGCEEVLLHVNDQVTSLNAQTNSNRLFYETEAFQHIIETKNYEQCYAWLDESLSVMKVLEAARKDAGIVFPADQF; encoded by the coding sequence ATGAACATTGCAACCATTGGAACAGGTGTGATTGTGGAAAGCTTCTTGCAAGCGATTGAACAGCTTGAAGGCGCTTCTTGTCATGCCGTCTATTCAAGAAAGGAAGCAACGGCAAAGAAGCTCGCAGACCAATTTGGTGTGAAAACAACTTATACGGACTTAACGGCTATGCTAGAAGATCCGAACATTGAAGCCGTTTATATTGCATCACCGAATCGTTTACATAGCGAGCATGCCGCAGCTGCATTGGAACACGGAAAACATGTGATTTGCGAAAAGCCTTTCACCTCTAATGTCAAAGAGCTGGAAGCCTTAATCGCACTCGCAAAGGAAAAGCAGCTTCTCTTATTTGAAGCCATTACGACCGTTCATATGCCAAACTATCATTTGATTAAAAAGCACCTTCATCAATTAGGTAAAATCAAACTGGTTCAATGCAACTATAGTCAATATTCAAGCAAATATAATCAGCTGCTAGCCGGCGAAACGCCAAATGTCTTTAACCCTGAATTCTCCGGAGGAGCGTTGATGGATATTAATATCTATAATGTCCATTTCATCATGAACCTCTTCGGATCACCAGAACAGGTCCGCTACCAGGCAAACCGTCACCCAAATGGCATCGATACATCTGGTGTTTTGACTTTCACCTACAATGATTTCATTGCGACAAGTGTCGGCAGTAAGGATACAAGCAGCATGAATTTTGCATTGATTCAAGGAGAAAAAGGCTTCATTCATGTGAAAAATGGGGTGAATGGCTGCGAGGAAGTGTTACTTCATGTGAATGATCAGGTGACCTCACTCAATGCACAAACAAATTCAAACCGCCTGTTTTATGAAACAGAAGCTTTTCAGCACATCATTGAAACAAAAAATTATGAACAGTGCTATGCATGGCTTGATGAAAGTCTCTCCGTAATGAAAGTCCTTGAAGCTGCAAGAAAAGATGCAGGTATTGTTTTCCCAGCAGATCAATTTTAA